A single region of the Anaerostipes rhamnosivorans genome encodes:
- the fabG gene encoding 3-oxoacyl-[acyl-carrier-protein] reductase yields MLEGKVAVVTGASRGIGREVALTLAGYGAKVIVNYCGSKEKAEEVVAMIAADGGEAKAYQGDVSDFDTAKEMMASVKKEFGAIDILVNNAGITKDNLAMKMSEEEFDQVININLKGTFNCMKHVARIMLKQKSGHIINMSSVSGVIGNAGQMNYCASKAGVIGMTKSLARELGSRGITVNAVAPGYIDTEMTEVLSEDVKKGILDTIPLKRVGSTKDIAETVAFLASDKASYITGQTISVDGGMGM; encoded by the coding sequence ATGTTAGAAGGAAAAGTAGCTGTTGTCACGGGTGCAAGCCGTGGAATTGGCCGTGAAGTGGCGCTGACGCTTGCAGGATACGGGGCAAAAGTCATCGTCAACTACTGCGGATCTAAAGAAAAAGCTGAGGAAGTGGTGGCAATGATCGCTGCAGACGGCGGAGAAGCCAAAGCGTACCAGGGAGATGTTTCAGATTTTGACACAGCAAAGGAAATGATGGCTTCTGTGAAAAAGGAATTTGGAGCCATCGATATTCTGGTAAACAATGCAGGCATCACAAAAGACAATCTTGCCATGAAAATGAGCGAGGAAGAGTTTGACCAGGTCATCAACATCAATTTAAAAGGGACCTTTAACTGTATGAAGCATGTGGCAAGAATCATGCTTAAGCAGAAATCAGGACATATCATCAACATGTCTTCTGTCTCAGGGGTGATCGGAAATGCAGGGCAGATGAACTATTGTGCTTCTAAAGCGGGAGTGATCGGTATGACCAAATCTCTGGCCAGAGAGCTGGGTTCCAGAGGGATCACGGTCAACGCAGTGGCACCTGGATACATAGATACAGAGATGACGGAAGTACTTTCAGAGGATGTAAAAAAAGGTATCCTTGATACGATCCCGTTAAAAAGAGTGGGAAGTACAAAGGACATCGCAGAGACTGTAGCATTTTTAGCATCTGACAAGGCGTCCTATATTACTGGACAGACAATCAGTGTAGACGGCGGAATGGGAATGTAA